One Natrinema halophilum genomic window carries:
- a CDS encoding CPBP family intramembrane glutamic endopeptidase: protein METPVRSARRESAPLRSTLVAIGLTIFGLLGAAIATLPAVLVDPMLAKGVAAASIEGQTLYMILNFVGMALAGAIYLAATGRGWSYVDFRLPSTTGWIYVLVGMGASIAFLFVVNIVVQLLSLPAAESEVVAIVGQDQTMILIMIGIVVFFNAPAEEFLFRNVVQKRLYEAFTRMQSVLLASTIFALVHFPMYVALADSIAATLTSLAIMFGGAIIFGTLYVKTRNLVVPIAAHAALNAFQFGVLYLAIEYNVEGVGTSPSAIVGILPSLPP, encoded by the coding sequence ATGGAAACGCCCGTTCGTTCGGCTCGTCGCGAAAGTGCCCCGCTTCGATCGACGCTGGTCGCGATCGGTTTGACAATTTTCGGTCTGCTGGGGGCCGCCATCGCGACGCTTCCGGCAGTGCTCGTCGATCCGATGCTCGCCAAAGGGGTGGCCGCCGCTTCGATCGAAGGGCAGACCCTCTACATGATCCTGAACTTCGTCGGGATGGCACTGGCCGGCGCGATCTACCTCGCCGCAACCGGACGGGGATGGTCGTACGTCGACTTTCGTCTGCCATCCACGACGGGGTGGATATACGTCCTCGTCGGCATGGGTGCAAGCATCGCGTTTCTCTTTGTCGTCAATATCGTCGTGCAGCTCTTGTCCCTGCCCGCCGCCGAAAGCGAGGTCGTCGCGATCGTCGGACAGGATCAGACGATGATTCTGATCATGATCGGTATCGTGGTCTTCTTCAACGCACCAGCCGAAGAGTTTCTCTTCCGAAACGTCGTCCAGAAACGGCTCTACGAGGCCTTCACCAGGATGCAGTCGGTGTTGCTCGCGAGCACTATTTTCGCCCTCGTTCACTTCCCGATGTACGTCGCGCTCGCCGACTCGATCGCTGCAACGCTTACGTCGCTTGCCATCATGTTCGGCGGCGCGATCATCTTCGGTACCCTGTACGTAAAGACCAGAAACCTCGTCGTGCCGATCGCTGCACACGCCGCACTGAACGCCTTCCAATTCGGCGTGCTCTACCTCGCTATCGAATACAACGTGGAGGGCGTCGGGACCTCCCCATCGGCGATCGTCGGCATCCTTCCCTCCCTCCCCCCGTAA
- the hjc gene encoding Holliday junction resolvase Hjc, which translates to MSQSKGDRRERELVNALDEAGFAVMRAPASGSATERELPDVLAGDGEQFYAIEAKSSSGDPIYLTGEEVEALIYFARNFGAKPRIGVRFDREDWYFFHPGDLYVTDGGNYRVKKETALAEGIDFPEFTGQSEKITLEEVGDDPDDDGPDEEILRVLNAVQQGVMGATEAAELLE; encoded by the coding sequence ATGTCTCAGTCGAAGGGCGACCGCCGCGAACGGGAACTCGTCAACGCGCTCGACGAGGCCGGGTTCGCGGTAATGCGAGCGCCCGCAAGCGGTTCCGCGACCGAACGAGAACTCCCCGACGTTCTCGCAGGTGACGGCGAGCAGTTCTACGCGATCGAAGCGAAATCGAGCTCCGGCGATCCGATCTATCTAACCGGCGAGGAGGTCGAAGCGCTGATCTACTTCGCACGGAACTTCGGCGCGAAACCCCGAATCGGCGTCCGCTTCGACCGCGAAGACTGGTACTTTTTCCATCCCGGTGACCTCTACGTCACCGACGGCGGGAACTATCGCGTCAAGAAGGAAACGGCACTCGCCGAGGGAATCGACTTTCCCGAGTTCACCGGCCAGTCGGAGAAAATCACACTCGAGGAAGTCGGCGACGACCCCGACGACGACGGCCCGGACGAAGAGATTCTTCGCGTTCTGAACGCGGTCCAGCAGGGCGTGATGGGCGCCACCGAAGCCGCGGAACTGCTCGAGTGA
- a CDS encoding acyl-CoA dehydrogenase family protein, with protein sequence MGAGIDYGELDGGRHVNYWTLDRTLQRELRRVYDDDEFEWAEPKLTEFGELIGHTVAENADYVDDHGPELETYDEYGNVQNFVRYPAEQLENDRTVYEMGIIADAFEAPPGRDEPMPFSHFLAMLHLLCYADAGFGCPIAMTAGAALVLERFDDGTAASNATSARRSDGDLEPYYRGLVSRDYDGLIEGAMFLTEEQGGSDVGANETMARYDDEADCWRLTGEKWFCSNVDAEGTLALARTEDAPAGTDGLSMFLVPHGDPDEGVLTKGDRKAFDGPPPGDALNEQLYRRLKDKLGTIAVPTGEVEFEDTKAFLVGEQEGGFEQMTEMLNLERLANAAASCGVMGRALLESKVQAATREAFGKTIDEFPLMREDLVDMTVDYEAATAYVSEVGRLFSERERARRREGSGNVSRKTTDGNDDSEGAGDEDDDYQLLRLLIPIAKLRTGRMAVDTTSYAMEIQGGNGYVDDFVTNRLLRDAQVLPIWEGTENVLSLDVLRALEREGAHEPLMGAIEARLEAVTHPALADAADTVAAEYEELTAAFVTLAGEDPDYAQLSAKRLAHYVFEVFTAALLLEEAQTDLENGDGRTALVARRFVTTELESREARGITGGDRSVLETFEPIIQHTPVDPDTISETVAADD encoded by the coding sequence ATGGGAGCGGGTATCGATTACGGCGAACTCGACGGGGGACGACATGTGAACTACTGGACGCTCGATCGCACGCTCCAGCGCGAGCTTCGCCGGGTTTACGACGACGACGAGTTCGAATGGGCCGAGCCGAAGCTCACCGAGTTCGGCGAGCTGATCGGGCATACCGTCGCGGAAAACGCGGATTACGTCGACGACCACGGGCCGGAACTCGAGACGTACGACGAGTACGGCAATGTGCAGAATTTCGTCCGCTATCCGGCCGAACAACTCGAGAACGATCGAACGGTCTACGAGATGGGGATCATCGCCGACGCGTTCGAGGCCCCACCCGGGCGCGACGAGCCGATGCCGTTCAGCCACTTCCTCGCGATGTTGCACCTGCTGTGTTACGCCGACGCCGGGTTCGGCTGCCCGATCGCGATGACCGCCGGCGCGGCGCTCGTCCTCGAGCGCTTCGACGACGGCACCGCCGCGAGCAACGCGACGTCAGCGCGTCGCTCCGACGGCGACCTCGAGCCCTACTATCGGGGACTCGTCAGCCGTGACTACGACGGGCTGATCGAGGGGGCGATGTTCCTCACGGAAGAGCAGGGCGGCAGCGACGTCGGTGCGAACGAAACGATGGCTCGGTACGACGATGAGGCCGATTGCTGGCGGCTCACCGGCGAGAAGTGGTTCTGTTCGAACGTCGACGCCGAGGGAACGCTCGCGCTCGCCCGAACCGAAGACGCTCCGGCGGGAACCGACGGTCTCTCGATGTTCCTCGTCCCGCACGGCGATCCCGACGAGGGTGTCCTGACCAAGGGCGATCGCAAAGCGTTTGACGGGCCACCGCCGGGAGACGCGCTGAACGAGCAGTTATACCGACGCCTGAAGGACAAGCTCGGGACGATCGCCGTCCCGACCGGCGAAGTCGAATTCGAGGACACGAAGGCGTTCCTCGTCGGCGAGCAGGAGGGCGGCTTCGAACAGATGACCGAGATGCTAAATCTGGAGCGACTCGCGAACGCCGCCGCTTCCTGCGGGGTCATGGGCCGTGCGCTCCTGGAGAGCAAAGTCCAGGCCGCGACCCGCGAGGCCTTCGGCAAGACGATCGACGAGTTCCCGCTGATGCGCGAGGATCTCGTCGATATGACCGTCGACTACGAGGCTGCGACCGCGTACGTCTCCGAGGTCGGCCGGCTGTTTTCCGAACGTGAGCGAGCGCGACGGCGCGAGGGATCGGGCAACGTCTCTCGGAAGACAACCGACGGGAACGACGATTCCGAGGGAGCCGGCGACGAGGACGACGACTACCAGTTACTGCGGCTGTTGATTCCGATCGCCAAACTTCGCACGGGCAGGATGGCCGTCGACACTACCTCCTATGCCATGGAGATCCAGGGCGGAAACGGGTACGTCGACGACTTCGTAACCAATCGCCTGCTTCGGGACGCGCAGGTATTGCCGATCTGGGAAGGGACCGAGAACGTCCTCTCGCTCGACGTCCTCCGCGCTCTAGAACGGGAAGGCGCCCACGAGCCGCTCATGGGGGCAATCGAAGCGCGACTCGAGGCCGTCACGCATCCGGCGCTTGCAGATGCAGCCGACACGGTTGCGGCGGAGTACGAGGAGCTAACAGCAGCGTTCGTGACGCTGGCGGGCGAGGACCCCGACTACGCCCAGCTCTCGGCGAAGCGGCTCGCACACTACGTCTTTGAGGTGTTCACGGCCGCGCTCTTGCTCGAAGAGGCACAGACCGATCTCGAGAACGGCGACGGGCGAACCGCGCTCGTCGCACGGCGATTCGTTACGACGGAACTCGAAAGCCGCGAGGCTCGGGGCATCACCGGCGGCGACCGGTCCGTCCTCGAGACGTTCGAGCCGATCATCCAGCACACGCCGGTCGATCCCGACACGATCTCGGAGACCGTGGCCGCCGACGACTGA
- a CDS encoding SWIM zinc finger family protein, protein MKTTASPKAPLPVPSNDHLTERSRRARTEPMSVLPLGDGLYEVESASDHTYLIDLESGRCTCPDHVFRKARCKHIRRVAIEITEGRTPPPGEIAADCHDCDETMFVDENADAPFYCADHEIFPSDTVVDRETGDRLTVVDVSELRADAVEIGAADTTVAEYATNENYDPDVPVVGAIYPHARVARNGVVPSSLKVYVFPRTRLEREVRAE, encoded by the coding sequence ATGAAAACAACAGCGTCACCGAAAGCGCCGCTTCCAGTACCGTCGAACGATCACCTCACGGAGCGATCGCGCCGAGCGCGCACCGAACCGATGTCGGTGTTGCCACTCGGCGACGGCCTCTACGAGGTCGAATCTGCAAGCGACCACACCTACCTCATCGATCTCGAGAGCGGTCGATGTACCTGTCCGGATCACGTTTTCCGCAAGGCCCGGTGCAAGCACATCCGCCGGGTCGCGATCGAGATTACGGAGGGCCGGACTCCGCCGCCGGGCGAGATCGCAGCCGACTGCCACGACTGCGATGAGACGATGTTCGTCGACGAGAACGCGGACGCGCCCTTCTACTGTGCGGATCACGAAATCTTCCCGAGCGATACCGTCGTCGACCGCGAGACCGGCGACCGGCTCACTGTCGTCGACGTCTCGGAACTGCGAGCCGACGCGGTCGAGATCGGGGCGGCCGACACCACCGTCGCCGAATACGCGACGAACGAGAACTACGACCCGGACGTCCCGGTCGTCGGCGCGATCTATCCCCACGCGCGAGTCGCTCGAAACGGCGTCGTCCCATCGTCGCTGAAGGTCTACGTCTTCCCGCGGACACGACTCGAGCGAGAGGTCCGAGCGGAGTGA
- a CDS encoding DUF7472 family protein yields the protein MTPRRSHDVLTPATEVGGVLIDVVSLHGRVLSQAPVRDPLRSAFYLAGETDPVMLDREQVLEIAASVGAVLVMLAAMAVVGSTYGTGSKLTPEGGWILVWVIVGFIILLTVIGIGLAYALNEPEDGFETNGGSNAGGTF from the coding sequence GTGACCCCGAGGCGATCACACGACGTGCTCACTCCGGCGACCGAAGTCGGCGGCGTTCTCATCGACGTAGTGTCGCTGCACGGGAGAGTGCTCTCACAAGCTCCCGTCCGAGATCCCCTTCGAAGCGCTTTTTACCTGGCCGGCGAAACCGACCCGGTAATGCTCGATCGGGAACAGGTCCTCGAAATCGCCGCCTCCGTCGGTGCAGTCCTCGTGATGCTTGCAGCTATGGCCGTCGTCGGGTCCACCTACGGAACCGGCAGTAAGCTTACGCCCGAGGGCGGCTGGATACTCGTCTGGGTCATCGTCGGCTTTATCATTCTTCTCACCGTCATCGGAATCGGTCTGGCCTACGCGCTGAACGAACCGGAGGACGGCTTCGAGACCAACGGCGGGTCGAACGCCGGGGGAACGTTCTAA
- the priL gene encoding DNA primase regulatory subunit PriL: MQRLHARYPFLETARESVATEAVDLATVVEQDRAVVDRARQRVITALEEGDTGEPHRDARIELLSYPVARVLVSMLEERVLVRKYARAEAETAYDRFTADMADTTELKSVESAGLELSDLLAEFDLHGAVAETASGHRIGVGTYLPLAEDLWGDEWRLVNRSLNAGEVPVDEGELLTLLREAIRTRIEDGLPFEVPDAIATVLEDDAAQIREVLADLELTREIDTVVPDLFPPCMKSLLDQIQKGEHLPHHSRFAITAFLSSIGMTTDQIVELYRVNSSFGEEMTRYQTDHIRGETSPTEYSPPSCATMQSYGDCVNKDDLCERIPHPMAYYEERIDDADDEEIDDWREQPDESDNERASGD; the protein is encoded by the coding sequence ATGCAGCGACTCCACGCCAGGTACCCGTTTCTCGAGACCGCTCGCGAGTCCGTCGCGACGGAGGCGGTCGATCTGGCGACTGTCGTCGAGCAGGATCGGGCGGTCGTCGACCGAGCCCGTCAACGCGTTATTACCGCGCTCGAGGAGGGTGACACCGGAGAGCCACACCGCGACGCTCGAATCGAGTTGCTCTCGTACCCGGTCGCACGGGTGCTCGTTTCTATGCTCGAGGAACGCGTTCTCGTCCGAAAGTATGCCCGCGCCGAGGCCGAAACGGCCTACGACCGCTTTACCGCCGACATGGCGGACACGACCGAACTGAAAAGCGTCGAGTCGGCGGGACTGGAACTGAGCGATCTGCTCGCCGAATTCGATCTACACGGAGCGGTCGCCGAAACGGCCTCTGGCCATCGGATCGGCGTCGGAACGTACCTGCCACTGGCCGAAGATCTGTGGGGCGACGAGTGGCGACTCGTCAATCGGTCGCTGAACGCGGGCGAGGTACCGGTCGACGAGGGCGAACTGCTCACCCTGCTCCGGGAAGCGATCCGAACCCGTATCGAGGACGGCCTCCCCTTCGAAGTCCCCGACGCCATCGCGACCGTACTCGAGGACGACGCCGCACAGATCCGCGAGGTGCTGGCGGATCTCGAGTTGACCCGCGAAATCGACACCGTCGTTCCGGACCTCTTTCCGCCGTGTATGAAATCCCTCCTCGATCAGATCCAGAAGGGCGAACACCTCCCACATCACTCCCGGTTTGCCATCACCGCATTCCTCTCGAGCATCGGAATGACGACCGACCAGATCGTCGAACTCTACCGCGTGAATTCGTCGTTCGGTGAGGAGATGACCCGGTATCAGACCGACCACATTCGCGGGGAAACCTCGCCGACGGAGTATTCGCCGCCGTCTTGCGCGACGATGCAGTCCTACGGCGACTGCGTTAACAAGGACGATCTCTGCGAGCGAATCCCCCACCCGATGGCCTACTACGAGGAGCGGATCGACGACGCCGACGACGAGGAAATCGACGACTGGCGGGAGCAACCCGACGAGAGCGACAACGAACGCGCAAGCGGCGACTGA
- a CDS encoding alpha/beta fold hydrolase: protein MPQATRDGVSIYYERDDSDGDGEAPVVFVQGLGYGRWMWRWQREAVDSGYDVIAPDNRGTGRSDVGLPPLVPRLPRKLRAPIIFKLAGYSIGGLAADLEAVLDNAGIYDAHIVGASMGGMIAQRYALEYSRTKSLTLCCTSHGGPDAAPVPDETQEHMFDTPSGASEREKIRYRMRPAFNERFTNRNPHLMDQIVEWRLEQDAGDPAREAQAAAVLNFDVSDRLERLRVPTLILHGTNDEVVPVENARLLEEKIPDSRLEIVEGGSHLFFIEDDTTVNDHLLAFLDEHD from the coding sequence ATGCCACAGGCGACGAGAGACGGCGTGTCGATTTACTACGAGCGCGACGACAGCGACGGCGACGGCGAGGCACCCGTCGTCTTCGTTCAAGGGCTGGGATACGGCCGATGGATGTGGCGCTGGCAGCGCGAAGCGGTCGACTCCGGATACGACGTCATCGCCCCCGACAACCGGGGGACCGGCCGCTCCGACGTCGGACTCCCGCCGCTCGTTCCCCGACTGCCGAGGAAACTCCGCGCCCCCATCATCTTCAAGCTCGCTGGCTACTCGATCGGCGGCCTCGCGGCCGACCTCGAGGCCGTCCTCGACAACGCGGGCATCTACGACGCCCACATCGTCGGCGCGAGTATGGGTGGGATGATCGCCCAGCGATACGCGCTGGAATACTCTCGAACGAAGTCGCTGACGCTTTGCTGTACGAGCCACGGGGGGCCCGACGCAGCACCGGTGCCCGACGAAACGCAGGAACACATGTTCGACACGCCGAGTGGTGCAAGCGAGCGCGAGAAAATCCGCTATCGGATGCGCCCCGCGTTTAACGAACGGTTCACCAATCGGAACCCCCATCTGATGGACCAGATCGTCGAGTGGCGCCTCGAGCAAGACGCCGGGGACCCCGCTCGCGAGGCACAGGCCGCCGCCGTCCTGAACTTCGACGTCAGCGACCGCCTCGAACGTCTCCGCGTACCGACCCTGATCCTCCACGGAACGAACGACGAGGTGGTCCCCGTCGAAAACGCGAGGCTGCTCGAGGAGAAGATTCCGGACAGCCGTCTCGAAATCGTCGAGGGCGGTTCGCATCTCTTCTTTATCGAGGACGATACTACCGTGAACGACCACCTTTTGGCATTTCTCGACGAGCACGATTGA
- a CDS encoding HalOD1 output domain-containing protein, whose protein sequence is MPSTNDSTDETESQPVRCIATFDPADERASEAVVTAVAAVLGEDPGNLRPLYEHVDPDALDSLIENAQLTDSGTHQVWFPYEGVDVGVRSGGEIRVRDATVDRSR, encoded by the coding sequence GTGCCCTCCACGAACGATTCGACGGACGAAACGGAATCGCAGCCAGTCAGATGCATCGCGACGTTCGACCCCGCCGACGAACGAGCGAGCGAAGCCGTCGTCACCGCGGTTGCCGCCGTTCTCGGGGAGGATCCCGGCAACCTGCGACCGCTGTACGAGCACGTCGACCCGGATGCGCTCGATTCCCTAATTGAGAACGCTCAACTGACCGATTCCGGGACTCACCAGGTGTGGTTTCCCTACGAAGGGGTCGACGTCGGCGTTCGAAGTGGCGGAGAGATCCGGGTTCGAGATGCGACTGTAGACCGGTCACGGTAG
- a CDS encoding DNA polymerase sliding clamp, producing the protein MFKAIVSAETLTSALDSVSVLVDECKIHLEEDGLEIRAVDPANVGMVDLSLDSAAFESYEADGGLIGVDLSRLEDIAGMAESGQLIQIELDEETRKLHIQIDGLEYTLALIDPDSIRQEPDIPDLDLPAEVILEGKDVNRSVTAADMVSDHIALGVDENEEYFYVDAEGDTDDVHLELTETDLIDLQVGPAHSLFSLDYLKDMNKAIPSDTEVTLDLGEEFPVKIYFGFAEGQGQVTYMLAPRIQSD; encoded by the coding sequence ATGTTCAAGGCCATCGTGAGCGCCGAAACGCTCACCAGCGCGCTCGACTCGGTGAGCGTGCTGGTCGACGAGTGCAAAATCCACCTCGAGGAGGACGGCCTCGAAATCCGGGCCGTCGACCCCGCGAACGTCGGGATGGTCGACCTCTCGCTCGATTCGGCTGCGTTCGAGTCCTACGAAGCTGACGGCGGGCTGATCGGCGTCGACCTCTCGCGACTGGAAGACATCGCTGGCATGGCCGAATCCGGCCAGCTCATCCAGATCGAACTCGACGAAGAGACACGGAAACTCCACATCCAGATCGACGGACTCGAGTACACGCTCGCGCTCATCGACCCCGATTCGATCCGCCAGGAGCCGGACATTCCGGACCTCGATCTTCCCGCAGAGGTCATTCTCGAGGGGAAAGACGTCAACCGGTCGGTGACGGCCGCTGACATGGTGTCCGACCACATCGCACTCGGCGTCGACGAGAACGAGGAGTATTTCTACGTCGACGCGGAGGGCGACACCGACGACGTCCACCTCGAACTAACGGAAACGGACCTGATCGATCTGCAGGTCGGTCCCGCACACTCGCTGTTCTCGCTCGATTACCTCAAAGACATGAACAAGGCGATCCCCTCGGATACCGAGGTTACGCTCGATCTCGGCGAGGAGTTCCCCGTCAAAATCTACTTCGGCTTCGCGGAGGGGCAGGGACAGGTTACCTACATGCTCGCACCGCGAATCCAGAGCGACTGA